Sequence from the Seonamhaeicola sp. ML3 genome:
TCCAACCTCAATATGATAATCCTCCCATAAGGTTCCTGGGGTTAGCATTTGTGTGGCTTCGTTTTTTACATTTAAAACGGCATTATAAACAGCTTTTTGTCTTTCAGAAAATTTACCAGAAACCGGAATGGTCCTTGTCATGTCGCTCGAATAATTAGCGTATTCGGCTCCTACATCCATAAGTATCAATTCACCAGCTCTACATGGTTTATTGTTCTCTATGTAGTGCAAAACCTTGGCATTGTTTCCCGAGGCAATAATAGGTGTGTAGGCGAATCCCTTAGAACGGTTTCTTATAAATTCATGAATGTATTCTGCTTCTATTTCGAATTCCCAAACACCGGGTTTTACAAAATCCAAAACTCGCCTAAATCCTTTTTCTGTTATGTCACAGGCTTTTTGAATTAACTCAATTTCAATTTCCTTTTTAACAGAACGAAGCCTTTGTAAAATAGGATTGCTTTTGGCTACATTATGTGCAGGATATTTTTCTTTTAGCCATTTTGTAAACCTGTCTTCGCGAGTTTCTACTTCAACATTAGAACGGTAATGCTCGTTGGTGTTTATATAAACCGTATCGCACTGCGTCATGATTTCAAACATGATTTTTTCCATGTCTTTAAGCCAGTAAACAGTTTTTATGCCACTTACTTCAAGAGCTTTTTCTTTGGTGAGTTTTTCACCTTCCCAAATGGCAATATGTTCGTTAGTTTCCTTAAGGAACAATATTTCACGGTGTTTTTCTTTAAGGCAATCTGGAAATAAAACCAAAATACTTTCCTCTTGATCTACACCGCTTAAATAAAAAATATCCCTATGTTGTTGAAAAGGGAGGGTGCTATCGGCACTTATAGGATATATGTCGTTAGAGTTAAAAACAGCTAAGCTATTTGGTTTCATTTTAGAGCAAAACTGCTTTCTGTTTTCTGTGAAGAGTTTGTTGTTTATCTGGGAATATTTCATCGTATTTGTTTATTCGAGTAAATTTAAAAAGAAATCTAGACTTTTCTTGGGTTTTAAAACATGAGTGTACATTACAATCTGAGTAAATAAGTTGATTCAAAAACCAGCTAAAACTATTTCAATACCTATGACTTAAATCATTTTAAAAAACTAAGTATTATTACTTATAATTGTTCTAAATTAGCGTTAAAAAATAAATACATATTGTCTATGTATGTGTATAGGGTTACCTTTGCACAATTCTACTAAATAAATAAATAATGAGCGGATTTTTTAAATCTTCGATAGGTAGGAAAGTAGCTATGGCGCTTTCAGCCTTTTTTTTAATGTTCTTTTTAATAATGCATCTCAGTGTTAATTTAGTATCTGTTTTTAGTGAAGATGCATTCAACACAGCATCGCATTTCATGGGTACGAATCCTGTTGTTCAATATGTCATGCAACCTGTATTAATTTTCGGGGTTGTGTTTCATTTTGTAATGGGTTTTGTTTTAGAGATGCGAAACAAAAAGGCGATAGGTGTTTCTTATGCTAAGAATAACGGCGCTGCCAATTCAACTTGGGTAAGCAGAAATATGATTTACAGTGGGTTGGTTATCCTAGCGTTTTTAATCTTGCATTTTATAGATTTTTGGATTCCTGAAATGAATGTTAAATACATTCAAGGTGATATGTCTGGACTTATTGAAGGAACTGAAAACTTTAGATATTACGAAGAACTACAGCATAAATTCGTAAGCCCAATTAGAGTTGGAGCTTATGTTATTTCATTTGTGCTTTTGGCACTGCACTTGCTTCACGGATTTACATCGGCATTTCAATCTGTAGGCTCTAATGCTGGTAGGAAAAAGTCGTTACAAACATTTGGTAAAATATACTCAGTTATAATCCCTTTAGGATTCATCATTGTAGCCGTTTATCATCATTTTAATCACTAATAATTTTTTAATATGAGTGTTTTAGATTCAAAAGTACCAAAGGGTCCTATTAAAGATAAATGGACTACTTACAAAGATAAAATCAACTTAGTAAATCCAGCTAATAAACGTCTTATTGATGTTATTGTTGTTGGAACAGGTTTAGCTGGAGGTTCTGCCGCGGCGACACTTGCTGAATTAGGTTACAATGTTAAAGCATTTGCTTATCAGGATTCTCCTAGACGTGCGCACTCTATTGCAGCACAAGGAGGAATAAATGCTGCTAAAAACTATCAAGGTGATGGTGATTCCACTTATAGATTGTTCTACGATACTGTAAAAGGAGGAGATTATCGTTCTCGTGAAGCCAATGTTCATCGTTTAGCTGAAGTTTCAACGAATATCATAGATCAATGTGTAGCTCAAGGGGTTCCTTTTGCACGTGATTATGGCGGACTATTAGATAACCGTTCTTTTGGAGGGGTTTTGGTGTCAAGAACATTTTATGCCAAAGGTCAAACAGGACAACAGTTATTGTTGGGAGCTTATTCTGCAATGAACCGTCAGATTGCCCGTGGTAAAATTCAAATGTACAACCGTCATGAAATGCTTGATGTAGTTGTGGTTGATGGAAAAGCCAGAGGGATTATCGCTAGAAATTTGATAACTGGTGAGATAGAGCGTCATTCTGCTCATGCTGTTGTTGTAGCTTCTGGTGGGTACGGAAATGTATATTTCTTGTCAACTAATGCTATGGGGTCTAACGTAACAGCAGCATGGAAAATCCATAAAAAGGGTGCCTTCTTTGCAAATCCTTGTTACACTCAAATTCACCCAACGTGTATTCCGCGTTCGGGAGACTACCAATCGAAATTAACGTTGATGTCGGAGTCTTTACGTAACGACGGACGTATTTGGGTTCCCAAAAACATGGATGATGTTCTTGCTATTAGAGAAGGTCGTAAAAAACCAACGGATTTATCTGAAGAAGAAAGAGATTATTACTTAGAAAGACGTTATCCTGCATTTGGAAACTTAGTGCCTCGTGATGTGGCTTCAAGAGCAGCAAAAGAGCGTTGCGATGCCGGTTACGGTGTTAATGCCACAGGTGAAGCTGTTTACTTAGATTTTGCTGCAGCCATAGAACGTTACGGTAAAGAGCAAGCGAAAATTCAAGGTATTGAAAATCCATCAGCTGCTACAGTATACGATCTTGGGCAAAAGATAGTTGAAGCCAAATACGGTAACCTATTCCAGATGTATGAGAAGATTGTAGATGACAATCCATACAAAACACCTATGATGATTTATCCCGCGGTACACTATACCATGGGAGGTGTTTGGGTAGATTATAACTTAATGACAACGGTTCCTGGATTATACTGTATTGGAGAAGCTAATTTCTCTGATCACGGAGCTAACAGACTAGGAGCTTCCGCATTAATGCAGGGATTAGCCGATGGCTATTTCGTGTTGCCTTATACTATAGGTGATTATTTAGCCGATGATATTAGAACAGGACCAATTTCAACAGAAACATCAGAATTTGATGAAGCTGAAAAAGCTGTTAAAGATAGAATAGATTTCTTTGTAAATAATAAGGGAACTAAGTCTGTAGATTATTTCCACAAGAAACTAGGTAATGTAATGTGGAACAAATGTGGAATGTCCAGAAACGAGAAAGGTTTAAAAGAAGCCATGACAGAAATTAAGGCCATTCGCGAAGAATTCTGGAAAGAGGTTTCTGTGCCTGGTGGAGCAAATGAAATGAATCCAGAATTAGAAAAAGCAGGTCGTGTTGCAGATTTCTTAGAGTTAGGAGAGCTATTCGCTAAAGATGCTTTAATGAGAGAAGAGTCTTGTGGAGGACATTTTAGAGAAGAATCAGCTGAAGAATCTGGACCGCAAAAAGGAGAGGCTAAACGAGACGATGAAAATTTTGCTTTCGTAGCGGCTTGGGAATATAAAGGAGAACCTGCTGATGCTGTACTTCATAAAGAAGAGTTAGAATTTAAAGACATTGAATTAAAACAACGTTCATACAAATAAGAGAGTTATGTCAGGAAAAGGAATGAATTTAACATTAAAGATTTGGCGTCAAAAAGATGCTCAATCTAAAGGTAAGATGGAAACTTACAAAGTGGATGATATTTCAGAACACATGTCTTTCTTAGAAATGATGGATGTTCTAAATGAACAGTTGATTGCCCAAGGTGATGAACCTGTAGCTTTTGATCACGACTGTCGTGAAGGTATCTGTGGTATGTGTTCATTGTATATTAATGGTGAAGCGCACGGACCAGACAGAGGTGTTACTACTTGTCAGTTACACATGCGTATGTTTAATGATGGTGATACTATTTATATTGAGCCTTGGAGAGCGGCTGCTTTTCCGGTAATTAAAGATTTGGTGGTTGATAGAACTGCTTTCGAGCGTATTCAACAAGCTGGTGGCTATATTTCTGTAAATACTTCTGGAAATACACAAGATGCCAATGCCATTCCAATTTCTAAGCATGCTGCAGATGAAGCTATGGATGCTGCAACCTGTATTGGTTGTGGAGCTTGTGTAGCTACTTGTAAAAACTCTTCGGCTATGCTCTTTGTTGGAGCAAAAGTATCACAGTATGCATTGTTACCACAAGGACAAGTAGAGGCGGCAGATCGTGTTAAAAATATGGTTGCTCAAATGGACTTGGAAGGTTTTGGTAACTGTACCAATACCGGAGCTTGTGAAATTGAATGTCCTAAAGGCATATCGTTAGACAATATTGCAAGAATGAACAGAGAACTCATTAAGGCCTCTGTTAAGTAAAATAAGATGATTTAAGATTAAAGCTCATACCATAAAGTATGAGCTTTTTTTTTGAAAATTGATTGATTAAAAATGTATATTTAATTTTTACTCCTCTTTTTGGTGCACATTAGTTCCTATATAAAATTTTTGATACCGGTTTTAGTCGGTATATTTTATGCTCGTGTGGGTTTTTCTCAAGAATGTTCGAAGCCTTCATTAGATGGAAATGTGCTTTTAAAACATGTTGAAACACTATCTTCAGATTTGTTTGAAGGTAGGTTTACTGGTTCTGAAGGAGGTATCAGGGCAAAAAAGTATATAATTAATCAGTTTTATAGTTTAGGTGTTAAGCCATTAAAGAAAGATTATGAACAACCTTTTGTTTTTAAGAAAGGGGAAAAGACCTATAAAGGCACTAATGTTATAGGTTATATAAAGGGAACATTAAGACCCCATAAGTTTGTTGTGATTAGCGCACATTATGACCACATAGGTATACAGAAAGGAAAAATATATAATGGCGCTGACGATAATGCCTCTGGTGTTGCTGCTCTTTTTGGTTTTGCAGAGTATTTTCAAAAATCTCCACCAAAACATTCCGTTATTTTGGTCGCTTTCGATGCCGAAGAATTAGGTATGGAGGGCTCTAAATATTTTATGGAAAACCTTTCAATTTCTAAAGATGCGATAGTGGCTAATTTGAATATGGATATGATTAGTCGTAGCGATACCAATGAGTTGTATGTGGTAGGTACGAGTTTCAATGATTCTTTTAAGAGTATTGTTTCCGATTTCGCATCTGAAAGATTAAAACTTGTAAGGGGACACGATGGTTATGATAAAAAAGAGAATTGGGTATATGCATCAGATCATGCTAACTTTCATAAAAAAAGAATACCATTTTTGTATTTTGGAGTAGAAGACCATGAAGATTATCATGAGCATACCGATGATTTCGAAAATATCCATCCAGAATTTTATATCGAAGCGGTTAAAGCAATAATTTCTGTTTTCGAAACAATAGATAACTTCTAGAAATAAGCTTTTAATTGAACAGACCCTGTGTGTATGGTCTGGCTACTCTCTGTTTTTCTACCAAAGTAGCTAAGGTTTAAGTCTAAAAATTTGGTCAGTTTTTTTTGAGCTAGTAGCGTCCAAGTAAAATTCTTTCCGGGTTGTAAGCCCTCTAACATTTGATAGGCAACTGGAGTATTTGCACTACCATTAAATGCATTGGAAAAAAAGTTGAATTCACCATTAATGGCGCTTTTAACATTTTTGGAAAAAA
This genomic interval carries:
- a CDS encoding aminopeptidase P family protein — translated: MKYSQINNKLFTENRKQFCSKMKPNSLAVFNSNDIYPISADSTLPFQQHRDIFYLSGVDQEESILVLFPDCLKEKHREILFLKETNEHIAIWEGEKLTKEKALEVSGIKTVYWLKDMEKIMFEIMTQCDTVYINTNEHYRSNVEVETREDRFTKWLKEKYPAHNVAKSNPILQRLRSVKKEIEIELIQKACDITEKGFRRVLDFVKPGVWEFEIEAEYIHEFIRNRSKGFAYTPIIASGNNAKVLHYIENNKPCRAGELILMDVGAEYANYSSDMTRTIPVSGKFSERQKAVYNAVLNVKNEATQMLTPGTLWEDYHIEVGKIMTSELLNLRLLDKADIQNENPDWPAYKKYFMHGTSHHMGLDTHDYGILTEPMQANMVFTVEPGIYIPDEGFGIRIEDDVVIQETGVPFNLMENIPIEIEEIEDLMNT
- a CDS encoding succinate dehydrogenase cytochrome b subunit — its product is MSGFFKSSIGRKVAMALSAFFLMFFLIMHLSVNLVSVFSEDAFNTASHFMGTNPVVQYVMQPVLIFGVVFHFVMGFVLEMRNKKAIGVSYAKNNGAANSTWVSRNMIYSGLVILAFLILHFIDFWIPEMNVKYIQGDMSGLIEGTENFRYYEELQHKFVSPIRVGAYVISFVLLALHLLHGFTSAFQSVGSNAGRKKSLQTFGKIYSVIIPLGFIIVAVYHHFNH
- a CDS encoding fumarate reductase/succinate dehydrogenase flavoprotein subunit, encoding MSVLDSKVPKGPIKDKWTTYKDKINLVNPANKRLIDVIVVGTGLAGGSAAATLAELGYNVKAFAYQDSPRRAHSIAAQGGINAAKNYQGDGDSTYRLFYDTVKGGDYRSREANVHRLAEVSTNIIDQCVAQGVPFARDYGGLLDNRSFGGVLVSRTFYAKGQTGQQLLLGAYSAMNRQIARGKIQMYNRHEMLDVVVVDGKARGIIARNLITGEIERHSAHAVVVASGGYGNVYFLSTNAMGSNVTAAWKIHKKGAFFANPCYTQIHPTCIPRSGDYQSKLTLMSESLRNDGRIWVPKNMDDVLAIREGRKKPTDLSEEERDYYLERRYPAFGNLVPRDVASRAAKERCDAGYGVNATGEAVYLDFAAAIERYGKEQAKIQGIENPSAATVYDLGQKIVEAKYGNLFQMYEKIVDDNPYKTPMMIYPAVHYTMGGVWVDYNLMTTVPGLYCIGEANFSDHGANRLGASALMQGLADGYFVLPYTIGDYLADDIRTGPISTETSEFDEAEKAVKDRIDFFVNNKGTKSVDYFHKKLGNVMWNKCGMSRNEKGLKEAMTEIKAIREEFWKEVSVPGGANEMNPELEKAGRVADFLELGELFAKDALMREESCGGHFREESAEESGPQKGEAKRDDENFAFVAAWEYKGEPADAVLHKEELEFKDIELKQRSYK
- a CDS encoding succinate dehydrogenase/fumarate reductase iron-sulfur subunit, whose translation is MNLTLKIWRQKDAQSKGKMETYKVDDISEHMSFLEMMDVLNEQLIAQGDEPVAFDHDCREGICGMCSLYINGEAHGPDRGVTTCQLHMRMFNDGDTIYIEPWRAAAFPVIKDLVVDRTAFERIQQAGGYISVNTSGNTQDANAIPISKHAADEAMDAATCIGCGACVATCKNSSAMLFVGAKVSQYALLPQGQVEAADRVKNMVAQMDLEGFGNCTNTGACEIECPKGISLDNIARMNRELIKASVK
- a CDS encoding M20/M25/M40 family metallo-hydrolase — translated: MIPVLVGIFYARVGFSQECSKPSLDGNVLLKHVETLSSDLFEGRFTGSEGGIRAKKYIINQFYSLGVKPLKKDYEQPFVFKKGEKTYKGTNVIGYIKGTLRPHKFVVISAHYDHIGIQKGKIYNGADDNASGVAALFGFAEYFQKSPPKHSVILVAFDAEELGMEGSKYFMENLSISKDAIVANLNMDMISRSDTNELYVVGTSFNDSFKSIVSDFASERLKLVRGHDGYDKKENWVYASDHANFHKKRIPFLYFGVEDHEDYHEHTDDFENIHPEFYIEAVKAIISVFETIDNF